The following DNA comes from Desulfobacterales bacterium.
ACGGTTTTGTTACGAAAAAAGAAACCATCACACACCGCACAGTATGAGACACCCTTGCCGTATAATTCATCTTCGCCCGGAATGTTCAGTTTGCGAGGCTGGCCACCAGCAGCCAAAATCACCGTATGCGATTTAAGGCGCTCGTCGTTATCCAGCGCCATGGTATGCCAATCAAGACCCGGTTCCAAGGCGGTGACTTCCTGGGAAAGGACCTCCAAGTTGTAGGATTTGGCATGGTCCAGAAATTTTTCAGACAGATCAAAGCCGTTAATATTTTTAAATCCGGGATAGTTTTCAATGGCGTCGGTCTGCGTCATCTGTCCGCCAGCAGCGGCTTTTTCAATTAAAACCGTGCGCATCGATGCTCTGAGGGCATATATGGCGGCTGATAGGCCGGCGGGACCGCCACCGATAATAACAAGGTCATAATATTCACGATTTGCCATATTTTTTCCTCCTTGAGTAGGCGCCGGCAGGTCCGATCGACCTTTGCTGTAAGACCAGCGCTAAAAATATCCTGTGCATCGCTATCTTCGATAACATGCTGAAATAATATGTACTCATTCCAATAAAAAGATGGCTGAGCAGTCAGTTAAGATGACCCTATCCCTCTTTGCCATATAACTAAAAATGAATAAAAATTCAAACAATTATAGATATCTATGATTATACACGACCCGCAAAAATTTGGCTGATTGATGATGAGATGTTGACCTTATCTTGGAATTTAGTGTAACTTAAATTGGTTTAACGTTTCGTATATGTATTCAGCACTGGTCATTTGCAAATTTCTTGGATCCCCGAAACGGCCCGCTGATATCATTGGGTTTTGTGCAGCGATCTGCCGGACCGTGATCCAAAATTTGCCCTGCGCTGCAATCAACAAAAAGTGCTAAGGTGCGCCATGGCAAACTTTTTTGAACAATTACCCGACCTTGTCAATAAAATAAAATCTCTGCGCGAAATCATTATCACCAATATCGTGTTGATCGGCCAAACCCCGGCGCCGACATTTCGCGAAAAAAAGCGTAGCAAACTGTTCATGGAGCGCTTGGCCGAATTTCAGGTAGACGAAGTCACCACCGATGGCTATCGCAACCCGATCGGCATTATTCGTGGAACTGATGCCAGCAAGCCACCCATTTTTGTTCTGGCCCATATGGACACGTTTTATGAAAAAAATCGCCCGCTAAATTACACCATCAAAGAAAACACCATCACCGGCCCCGGGCTGTTGGACAACTCGTTGGGTGTCGGTGTGATCACATCTTTACCGGCCATATTTAAACAATTGGATATCTCTTTTGAATCCGATATTGTGCTGGCCGGTACCATCCAATCCATTGGCAAGGGAAATCTGCGCGGCGTCAGACATCTGCTAAAAACATGGCCCACTCCCATCAGGGGCGGCATCTGTGTTGAAGGCATTGAATTGGGACGCCTCAATTATTATTCGGATGGAATGATCCGGGGCGAAATTGGGTGCACTATTTCTGATGAAAGAAATCGACTGAACGAATACACACCCAATGCGATCATCGTTGTAAATGAGGTCATCAACGAGATCATGAACTTGAAGCTTTCCCAAAGGCCCCGGTCAAGAATCGTCATCGGGCGAATCAACGGTGGTGCCAATCACGGCAGACTGGCTCCCGAAGCAAATCTGGGGTTCGAGATACGCAGTGACTCCTATAAAGTCGTTAAAAATCTATTCGGAGAAATTCGAGACATTGTTGAAGGCATTGGTCACAGATATGAAGCCGATATTAATTTGAAAACCATCAGTAACCTGAGGGCTTCGCGCCTGAAGCACAACCACCCGCTGGTGAAACAGGCGGCATCGGTCCTAAACGCTTTGGGCATTAAACCGATTACCAAGCCGACAGAATCTGCGCTGTCTATTTTTCTTTCGCGCAAGATTCCAGCCGTTACGCTGGGCGTCACCAACGGCGAGAACCGCTACAAGGAAAACGCCACAATGGAAATTGAGCCCATGTACCGGGGAATTGCTCAGGTTATCGGCGTATTGAAGGCAATCGACAGTGGGGTGTGCGATGAACATTAAATGGCTTGAGAAAAATACGTTTCATTATTCGGACTTCAAGGATCTGAACAGATTGGTCGACGCAAAGTCCAAAAAGAACCTTAAAATTTCCCTGTGTCTGCCGACGCTTAATGAAGAAAAGACCATTGCCAAAGAAATCATCATCATGAAATCAGAGCTGATGACCCGCTATCCATTGCTGGATGAAATCGTGGTCATCGATTCCGGCTCAAACGATCGAACCTGCGACATTGCCCAGCAATACGGCGCTGATGTTTATCAGGCCTCTGATATCTTACCTCACCTGGAACCTTATAAAGGCAAAGGCGAAAATCTCTGGAAAGCCCTTTTTATTACCAAGGGGGATGTTATCGTTTACCTGGATGCCGACATCAAAAATATTCATCATCGCTTTGCGTATGGTCTGCTGGGCCCATTGCTGCTTAATGACGACATTAAATTTGTAAAAGCATTTTACGATCGGCCGATTTCAATCGGCAAAAAGAAGATGCGCCCCACCGGAGGCGGCCGTGTTACAGAGCTGGTTATCCGCCCGCTGTTTTCGTTATTTTTTCCAGAACTCACCCAATTAATTCAACCGCTTTCAGGAGAATATGCCGGTTTCCGCGAAGTATTTGAACGCATCCCGTTTCCCATCGGCTACGGGGTTGAAACCAGCATGAATATGGATATTTACGAAAAGTGGGGCCTGGATGTCATGGCTCAAGTCGATCTGGATCGTCGCATACATCGTAATCAAGATACCAAAGCCTTAGGGCGGATGGCCTTTGTCATTTTGAAAACCTTTATCAATCGCAAAATCCGCATGGGGCTAATCGATCTAAGAGATGAACTATTTACTGAGATGATTCAATACAACCTTGTTAATGATAAGTATGAACCTGATATTTTCAAAATAGAAGGTCATGAGCGGCCTCCAATCATTGAAATTCCTGAGTACCGTGAAAAATTCGAAGTTGACCCCCAACAGATGAAAGAATTCCAGGAGGCCTAATTGCAATCCGAATTCGACATAATGGCATCAAAACCATCCAAGCTAATTGACAGCTGCAACCGCCATTTGAATTACCTGCGAATATCCATAACCGACCGTTGCAACCTGCAGTGCCGTTATTGCGTGCCACAAGAATTAATTCCCAAACTGTCTCACGCTGATATATTGACCTACGAAGAGATCTTAAGGGTCGTTCGCGTGGCCACCCGTCTGGGTATATCTAAAGTACGCATTACCGGGGGTGAGCCGCTGGTCAGAAAAGGTGTTTATAATTTTTTGCATAAATTGGTTGCCACTGAAGGTCTCAAAGATGTGTCATTGACCACCAATGGCGTTTATTTGAATGAGAACATCGAAAAAATCCAGGCCGCCGGTATATCCAGAATCAATATCAGCCTTGATACACTCAGTCGATCGAAATATCACGATATTACCGGTTTTGATAGATTTGAACGGGTCTGGCAAGGAATCGAAACGGCCCATCGAGCGGGGTTTTACCCGATAAAGCTAAATATAGTCGCCTTGCGGGGCGTCAACGACGATGAGCTTGTTGATATGGCGCGCCTCTCTTTTCAATCTCCGTTTCATGTCCGCTTTATTGAATACATGCCCATCGGCCAGGCCGATTTTAGTCCGGATCCACCGCTACTGGTTCCGGAAATAAAAGATCGTATCAGCGTGCTCGGCAATCTGGAGCCGATACGGGAAATCACCCATGACGGGCCGGCCCAGCGTTATCAATATACAGATGCCAAGGGTGAGGTCGGTTTTATTCCGGCAATTAGCCAGCATTTTTGCGACAGATGCAATCGACTCAGACTGACTGCCAGTGGTCAACTCAGACCTTGCCTGCTGAGTGATCGTCAAGAAAATTTGAAAAAAGTGATCAGAGAAAATGGTTCGGACAATGATTTGGCGCAAATCTTTCTGAATACCGTCATACATAAGCCTTCAAATCATAACTTGGCGCCTCAAAAGTCGGCACATGTCTGTGGGCAAATGCGCGCCATCGGGGGATAACAAAAAAAGCCCGGATCGCAGCAGTGGGAGGCTACATTTACTCACGCACGTGTCATTGGATGCAATCCGGGCTTAAAGCGGTAAGCCTGGAGGAGTTTGTGGTGCTCAGTTAAGATGCCACAACGTATCACAGGCTTATAAAAATGAGCAATTATCAGACCCACGCACGCAGGTCAAGATTTATTTTTACACGCCGGCAATTTTTTGTTTTATGAAAAAAGGACAACATTTTCACGCTGGAGGGTTTTATGGAAATCACTACCGTTAAAATCGAAAATCCGGCAGGACTCAATTTTATCCTGGGCCAGTCTCATTTTATCAAGACCGTTGAAGACATCTATGAAACCATGGTGACCACAGTCCCCATGGCAAAATTTGCTGTGGCCTTCTGCGAAGCATCAGATGTATGCCTGATCCGGCATGCTGCCACAGATGATGCCCTTTTGGAACTGGCACAGCAAAACGCCCTTAATCTATCTGCCGGGCACAGCTTTATTATTTTTATGAAGGATCTTTTCCCCATTAACGTCTTGAATGCGATTAAAAATGTGCCCGAAGTCTGTCGAATCTTTTGCGCCACTGCAAATCCGGTTGAGGTCATTATCGCTGAAACCGAGCTGGGACGCGGAATTTTGGGTGTCATTGATGGATATAAATCTAAAGGCATTGAAAATGAGGCGGATATCGAGGTTCGCAAGGAATTTCTGAGAAAAATCGGCTATAAACAATAACATAAGCCCTTATAAAAATAACCTATTAATATTACTCTATATTTATTTTCAAAACCGATTGCTTTTTTCTTTGACTTCTTTGGGCTTTGGGTTTATTTGTCAGTTGGTCACCATCTCTAAAATGGTGTCGGCCAACACCATTTTACGAAGCGATTGCAAAACGATTGGGATGTCGCATCCAGGTGGAAGGGGGCATGAATGATAGATTCAGAGCAACGCGGCGCGGCGCGTGTAAAGCACACCGCCAATATCCTGCTTGAAAATTTACCGGCAGGAACCCATTATAAAGCTAAAATGTATAACTACAGCCGCGGTGGTATGTATTTCGAGTCCGATTATGCGCCGCTGCCCGGATCTGAAATTTATATTGGCATCGAGCGTTCACCTTATGATGCCAGCCCTGATATCTATCGGGTGCAGGTTCGATGGCGCAGAGAGCTGGCCGCCAAAAATTCCGATTATACATTCGGTGTGGGCGTCAAATATCACTATCCCATCGAGCCCTAGTACCAGGAAAGCCGACACCCGCCGCCCTCATCAAGCAGCACCGGCCATTCATAGTCCATTGGCCGCTTCCCGGCTCCAATCGAATGGATGCTACGCCTCAGATATTAAACCTTGACGCTTTTCTGCCAAATTGAAATCTAGATCTTGATCTCACGCAGCAAAATAGCGAGTTCGATGGCTGCAATTCAGCACGATCACAGCCCTAAAGAGGGTTGTCTTAAGGCAGATAAATTAAATTTATTGTGATATCAATATAATACAATAGATTTTCCTTGTCTTGCTTGACTGCCTGCAATAAAGTGTTACCGTAATTTTACCCGTATACCTTTTAGCTACCGTAAATATCGATAACGTAAGGCATTGGAGACGAAGGGAGCGATCATGGAGGTAAAAGACTACTGCAAAGCAATGTTGGCTGAAGCGTCTGGGTGGAAAGAAAAGCTCGAAGCGATGAAAAAGGTCGCAGACAGTTATGGAACGGAGCAAAGGGAAAAAATACTTCCCCTGATCGGACAGATAGAGCAAGAGGTTACTAATGCACAGTTGCGTGTGCAAAAGCTTGAAACAGAGTGCCCTTCTGACTGGTCACCACTGAAAAATGAACTCGACGATCTTTTCGGCACCATCGGAAGTAGTGTAGACCGCGCCTGGCGCGACCTGGCTCCTGGTGAGGTCGGCGGATAGAAAATTTCAGGAGGAGAGGCATCGACCTCTCCTTCGAAAACATGCAACCCATCTGGTCGCTTTACCTCTAATGTGGCGGCCACATCAATATCGCCAATGGGTCAATTCATAAGTTGATAGCATTTTTGCTAAGATGCTTTCAGATAATCGATCAGGCCTTCCGCAATTGTGGCCGTTGACCGCACGATACCACGCGCCATACTCGCATCAATAATCTGACCTCTTGTCATGGCACCAACAGCGTAAACGGTTTTCGATTGATCGAGCTTATCGCCAGAAACCCGTCGAATGATAAAATGGGAATAAGGATCGATCCAAATGCTACCGGTTTGGTAAACCTGTGGTTTCGATTTCTGTTGATTGGCTGAGGCACCTCGTTTGTCAACAAGTGGGACGTCTTGGATTTCTTCAATTTGAACAATACCCCGACCCAGCAAATTTTTCATGAATGTCGAAGGATCGGTCTGGACGGATTTCGCCTGCCCGCGGGCGTCGACAACATACGTATATGTGTCTCTTTGTTGAATCCCAGCATTATTTGGGTAAAGAAAGTCGTAAACGCCCTTGGTGTCATTTTTTGCAAACTGGTAATCTTTTCCCAGCTTGATGACGTCAACAAGTCCGCACCGCATGAGGGCCAAAATTTTTTCAGCATTTATGGCAGGCTGAGTAGCAGCATGGGTAAAGAAAACCGAGGTATATTCACGATCAAAATGCGCTCTGTCTTCTAAAGATAATCTCAGATAAATTTCTCTGACCATATCAAATGACTGGTAAAGCACCGTTTGCCAGATGAGCTCACCATTCGGCCCATCTCCTTTTCTCGCGTCTTCCAAATATTGCTGTAAGAGATCAGTCGGTGTACGGGTCGGATTTAGAACTGCTTGCCAATCGATACTGTGGCCGTATGCCGCTTTCAGTTCACGGCTTAACAACTCAAAAACGGCCTCGAGCTTGACATATCCCTGGTTTTCAGCAATCAAGCTATCCAGATTCTCGCGCGTCAGAAACGTGTTGCGGTAGGTTCCCATCTTGCCCCTGACCTTTGGCAACAATCCTCTTCTGGAATAAAGCACGAACCGTCTCGGATTAGCTGGCGGCACAAAAACCAGCTGATTAAAATCATCACGAATAAAATGTCCATCAGAGGTGAGCGTTAATACAACCTCGATGGCACTTAAGCTGGTTCCAATAACAGCGATCTTTTCACCGACCGGTATCTTTTGGAGCAAGTTTTCCGCTGGCCAAGGTGAGGGAAAGTATGTCGCTCCTTCCATCTTTTCAAACCAGTGGCCCGTGGCAATTAAGACACGATCAGCGACACATGAGAAAGTTGATCCAGATCCAAGATGCTTAACGGTCAGGTGAATTTTATCGCGTTTCTCCTCAATATCGATCACTTCAGACTGGGAATGAAGCGCAACCGTCAAACCGAGTTTTTGAGCTTTATGATAGGACTCCTGAAATTTAGCTTTCAGATATGCGCCCATTATGGCACGGGGGTAATGGTTGCAAGGGGCTGGGTTGTTGGCTGCATTAGCTAACCACATGGGAGACTCTTTGAATCGATGGTGATGATGGACCACCCATCTCTGAAAATCAGCTGGTTGGTCCAATACAATACCCATGTCTTCGGCACACATGTTCGTAATGTGAAAGGGCATGACGTTGCGATCACAATGCGGAAAGCCGGGTCCAAAGGTATCTTGTTTTTCAAAAATCTGAATTTGAACTTGTGGGAGCTTTGCCAGGATTTGATTATTTTCTTGCCGCACTTTTTCGACAAGTTGAAACAGCATCGTGGTTGCCGTTAACCCACCGCCGATTATGGCAAAATTGAAGCCCATTTAAGCCTTAATCCTGACCTGATATTCTTATATTTAAAAAAGAGTTGCCTGCATAACGGTTACCGCCTGCCCAATGAGGTAGACCCGATCACCGCCAACCCTCACCTTGACAACACCTCCCCGCGCTGAGGCCTGATAGCCGGTGAGCTCATTTAAATTCAGCTTATCGGCCCAATAAGGCCCTAAACA
Coding sequences within:
- a CDS encoding glucosyl-3-phosphoglycerate synthase, with the protein product MNIKWLEKNTFHYSDFKDLNRLVDAKSKKNLKISLCLPTLNEEKTIAKEIIIMKSELMTRYPLLDEIVVIDSGSNDRTCDIAQQYGADVYQASDILPHLEPYKGKGENLWKALFITKGDVIVYLDADIKNIHHRFAYGLLGPLLLNDDIKFVKAFYDRPISIGKKKMRPTGGGRVTELVIRPLFSLFFPELTQLIQPLSGEYAGFREVFERIPFPIGYGVETSMNMDIYEKWGLDVMAQVDLDRRIHRNQDTKALGRMAFVILKTFINRKIRMGLIDLRDELFTEMIQYNLVNDKYEPDIFKIEGHERPPIIEIPEYREKFEVDPQQMKEFQEA
- a CDS encoding M20/M25/M40 family metallo-hydrolase, with translation MANFFEQLPDLVNKIKSLREIIITNIVLIGQTPAPTFREKKRSKLFMERLAEFQVDEVTTDGYRNPIGIIRGTDASKPPIFVLAHMDTFYEKNRPLNYTIKENTITGPGLLDNSLGVGVITSLPAIFKQLDISFESDIVLAGTIQSIGKGNLRGVRHLLKTWPTPIRGGICVEGIELGRLNYYSDGMIRGEIGCTISDERNRLNEYTPNAIIVVNEVINEIMNLKLSQRPRSRIVIGRINGGANHGRLAPEANLGFEIRSDSYKVVKNLFGEIRDIVEGIGHRYEADINLKTISNLRASRLKHNHPLVKQAASVLNALGIKPITKPTESALSIFLSRKIPAVTLGVTNGENRYKENATMEIEPMYRGIAQVIGVLKAIDSGVCDEH
- a CDS encoding PilZ domain-containing protein — translated: MIDSEQRGAARVKHTANILLENLPAGTHYKAKMYNYSRGGMYFESDYAPLPGSEIYIGIERSPYDASPDIYRVQVRWRRELAAKNSDYTFGVGVKYHYPIEP
- a CDS encoding adenosine-specific kinase, with protein sequence MEITTVKIENPAGLNFILGQSHFIKTVEDIYETMVTTVPMAKFAVAFCEASDVCLIRHAATDDALLELAQQNALNLSAGHSFIIFMKDLFPINVLNAIKNVPEVCRIFCATANPVEVIIAETELGRGILGVIDGYKSKGIENEADIEVRKEFLRKIGYKQ
- the moaA gene encoding GTP 3',8-cyclase MoaA — translated: MQSEFDIMASKPSKLIDSCNRHLNYLRISITDRCNLQCRYCVPQELIPKLSHADILTYEEILRVVRVATRLGISKVRITGGEPLVRKGVYNFLHKLVATEGLKDVSLTTNGVYLNENIEKIQAAGISRINISLDTLSRSKYHDITGFDRFERVWQGIETAHRAGFYPIKLNIVALRGVNDDELVDMARLSFQSPFHVRFIEYMPIGQADFSPDPPLLVPEIKDRISVLGNLEPIREITHDGPAQRYQYTDAKGEVGFIPAISQHFCDRCNRLRLTASGQLRPCLLSDRQENLKKVIRENGSDNDLAQIFLNTVIHKPSNHNLAPQKSAHVCGQMRAIGG
- a CDS encoding FAD/NAD(P)-binding protein yields the protein MGFNFAIIGGGLTATTMLFQLVEKVRQENNQILAKLPQVQIQIFEKQDTFGPGFPHCDRNVMPFHITNMCAEDMGIVLDQPADFQRWVVHHHHRFKESPMWLANAANNPAPCNHYPRAIMGAYLKAKFQESYHKAQKLGLTVALHSQSEVIDIEEKRDKIHLTVKHLGSGSTFSCVADRVLIATGHWFEKMEGATYFPSPWPAENLLQKIPVGEKIAVIGTSLSAIEVVLTLTSDGHFIRDDFNQLVFVPPANPRRFVLYSRRGLLPKVRGKMGTYRNTFLTRENLDSLIAENQGYVKLEAVFELLSRELKAAYGHSIDWQAVLNPTRTPTDLLQQYLEDARKGDGPNGELIWQTVLYQSFDMVREIYLRLSLEDRAHFDREYTSVFFTHAATQPAINAEKILALMRCGLVDVIKLGKDYQFAKNDTKGVYDFLYPNNAGIQQRDTYTYVVDARGQAKSVQTDPSTFMKNLLGRGIVQIEEIQDVPLVDKRGASANQQKSKPQVYQTGSIWIDPYSHFIIRRVSGDKLDQSKTVYAVGAMTRGQIIDASMARGIVRSTATIAEGLIDYLKAS